Proteins encoded in a region of the Coffea eugenioides isolate CCC68of chromosome 4, Ceug_1.0, whole genome shotgun sequence genome:
- the LOC113768746 gene encoding organelle RRM domain-containing protein 6, chloroplastic-like isoform X1: protein MAAAAATSTITRVPVAACSSISFSETKRRIQPTRLTTTDRIRLPAQRFSRTRICHFTTVSCLPPAPLPLSKTHFNPSTRLFVSGLSFRTTEESLTNAFKAFGELLEVNLVMDKIANRPRGFAFIRYATQEESQKAIEGMHGKFLDGRVIFVEFAKSKSELRQSLKQKPKLT, encoded by the exons atggcagcagcagcagcaacatcAACCATCACCAGAGTGCCCGTAGCAGCTTGTAGTAGCATTTCTTTTTCTGAAACGAAAAGACGAATTCAACCTACTCGACTGACAACTACCGATAGAATAAGACTCCCAGCACAGCGATTCTCTCGAACCCGGATATGTCATTTCACGACAGTATCGTGTCTCCCTCCTGCGCCGCTGCCGTTGTCCAAAACCCATTTCAATCCCTCCACCAGGCTCTTTGTCAGCG GGCTGTCGTTTCGTACCACAGAGGAGAGCTTGACAAATGCCTTCAAAGCTTTTGGCGAGCTCTTAGAAG tGAACTTGGTAATGGATAAAATCGCTAATCGACCGAGAGGTTTTGCATTCATTCGCTATGCTACGCAGGAGGAATCTCAGAAAGCCATTGAGGGGATGCATGGCAAG TTCCTGGATGGCAGGGTAATATTTGTTGAATTTGCTAAAAGTAAATCAGAGCTTCGCCAAAGCCTCAAGCAAAAGCCAAAATTGACTTGA
- the LOC113768746 gene encoding organelle RRM domain-containing protein 6, chloroplastic-like isoform X3 has protein sequence MAAAAATSTITRVPVAACSSISFSETKRRIQPTRLTTTDRIRLPAQRFSRTRICHFTTVSCLPPAPLPLSKTHFNPSTRLFVSGLSFRTTEESLTNAFKAFGELLEVNLVMDKIANRPRGFAFIRYATQEESQKAIEGMHGKQM, from the exons atggcagcagcagcagcaacatcAACCATCACCAGAGTGCCCGTAGCAGCTTGTAGTAGCATTTCTTTTTCTGAAACGAAAAGACGAATTCAACCTACTCGACTGACAACTACCGATAGAATAAGACTCCCAGCACAGCGATTCTCTCGAACCCGGATATGTCATTTCACGACAGTATCGTGTCTCCCTCCTGCGCCGCTGCCGTTGTCCAAAACCCATTTCAATCCCTCCACCAGGCTCTTTGTCAGCG GGCTGTCGTTTCGTACCACAGAGGAGAGCTTGACAAATGCCTTCAAAGCTTTTGGCGAGCTCTTAGAAG tGAACTTGGTAATGGATAAAATCGCTAATCGACCGAGAGGTTTTGCATTCATTCGCTATGCTACGCAGGAGGAATCTCAGAAAGCCATTGAGGGGATGCATGGCAAG caaatgtga
- the LOC113768746 gene encoding organelle RRM domain-containing protein 6, chloroplastic-like isoform X2, with the protein MAAAAATSTITRVPVAACSSISFSETKRRIQPTRLTTTDRIRLPAQRFSRTRICHFTTVSCLPPAPLPLSKTHFNPSTRLFVSGLSFRTTEESLTNAFKAFGELLEVNLVMDKIANRPRGFAFIRYATQEESQKAIEGMHGKGNIC; encoded by the exons atggcagcagcagcagcaacatcAACCATCACCAGAGTGCCCGTAGCAGCTTGTAGTAGCATTTCTTTTTCTGAAACGAAAAGACGAATTCAACCTACTCGACTGACAACTACCGATAGAATAAGACTCCCAGCACAGCGATTCTCTCGAACCCGGATATGTCATTTCACGACAGTATCGTGTCTCCCTCCTGCGCCGCTGCCGTTGTCCAAAACCCATTTCAATCCCTCCACCAGGCTCTTTGTCAGCG GGCTGTCGTTTCGTACCACAGAGGAGAGCTTGACAAATGCCTTCAAAGCTTTTGGCGAGCTCTTAGAAG tGAACTTGGTAATGGATAAAATCGCTAATCGACCGAGAGGTTTTGCATTCATTCGCTATGCTACGCAGGAGGAATCTCAGAAAGCCATTGAGGGGATGCATGGCAAG GGTAATATTTGTTGA